From one Babylonia areolata isolate BAREFJ2019XMU chromosome 35, ASM4173473v1, whole genome shotgun sequence genomic stretch:
- the LOC143277776 gene encoding uncharacterized protein LOC143277776 — protein sequence MVVMVMIRKQLMCLSTEPKKGMPKGSCDLACDVDHSDCVDGICQCDGSFKPDRQFKCVGRSTEDGNSKELSIIPILVAASLALLATVVFLLLRRHRNRARADIKAKGSASLKNIEKLGEDVSAMIEANAAYTADTSTVPGSEEAPSTSVAQNDAPEEESSAAESEAEPEAESEAEAEAESDSD from the exons atGGTTGTGATGGTCATGATAAGGAAACAGCTGATGTGCTTATCAACAGAGCCCAAGAAAGGAATGCCTAAGGGAAGCTGTGACCTGGCCTGTGACGTGGACCACAGTGACTGTGTTGACGGCATCTGTCAGTGTGATGGTTCCTTCAAACCTGATCGACAGTTTAAATGTG TGGGCCGTTCAACGGAAGATGGGAACAGTAAAG AACTGTCCATAATCCCCATTTTAGTGGCTGCTTCACTTGCTCTGCTTGCAACGGTCGTGTTCCTTCTGCTCAGGCGTCATAGAAAccgtg CTCGGGCTGACATTAAGGCGAAAGG gtctGCTTCCCTGAAAAATATAGAGAAACTGGGAGAAGACGTTAGCGCCATGATTGAAGCCAATGCAGCATATACAGCAGACACTTCCACGGTACCAGGTTCCGAGGAAGCCCCTTCCACATCCGTAGCACAAAACGATGCCCCCGAGGAAGAATCCTCAGCAGCTGAATCAGAAGCTGAACCTGAAGCCGAATCTGAAGCTGAAGCTGAAGCTGAATCAGACAGTGATTAA
- the LOC143277777 gene encoding uncharacterized protein LOC143277777, with protein sequence MKNAIWISTRTVRIRRMVVEMVPSVMSSTDANGPMKGHVQRTRTVWLVLTAVRMVYVIVRKACRHRSEVLVARWMVLLEASVAGMTGLHLRLDVLLGVVPYSGLEALLLVSPESHKPHRSGS encoded by the exons atcTGGATATCAACCAGAACTGTGCGAATACGACGAATGGTTGTAGAAATGGTACCGTCTGTGATGTCCTCAACAGATGCA AACGGACCTATGAAGGGACATGTTCAACGGACGAGAACTGTGTGGCTGGTTCTCACTGCAGTAAGGATGGTGTATGTGATTGTACGGAAGGCGTGTCGGCACAGGTCGGAAGTTCTTGTG GCCCGGTGGATGGTGCTGTTGGAGGCAAGTGTGGCGGGGATGACT GGCCTGCATCTCAGACTGGATGTCTTGCTAGGTGTTGTCCCTTACTCTGGTCTGGAGGCTTT ACTGCTGGTGAGTCCAGAGTCTCACAAGCCTCACAGAAGCGGCTCTTGA